In Actinoplanes octamycinicus, the genomic window GCCCACGTGGCAGGTCATCAATCCCTCGAAGGTGGACGAAATAGACTCAAGCCGCGTTCAGGTAGGTCAGGACGGCGCGGACCCGGCGGTGGGCGTCCGCCGCCGGTGGCAGGTCGAGCTTGGCGAAGATGTTGGTGATGTGCTTCTCGACGGAGACCGGGGCCAGCACCAGCGCGTCGCAGATGGCGGAGTTGGACAGTCCCTGGGCCATCAGGCCGAGGACTTCGCGCTCGCGGGCGGTCAGGCCGTCGAGGCCGTGGTCCCGGCTGCGGGCGAAGAGCTGGCGCACCACCTCCGGATCCATCGCGGTGCCGCCGGCGGCGACCCGGTCGACCGCGTCGAGGAAGTCGTCGAGGGCGGTCACCCGGTCCTTGAGCAGGTAGCCCACGCCGCCGCGGCCGTCGGCCAGCAGGTCCGCGGCGTAGGCGCGTTCGACGTACTGCGAGACGATCAGCACCTTCGCGTCCGGGTCGGCGGAGCGGATCCGCAGGGCCGCGCGCAGACCCTCGTCCCGGAAGCCGGGCGGCAGGCGGACGTCGATCACCGACAGGTCCGGGTGGTGCTCGTCGACGGCGTCCAGCAGCTCGGCCGCGGTCCCGACGGCGGCGACCACGTCGTGACCGGTCTCGGTCAGCAGCCGGACCATGCCCTCGCGCAGCAACAGCAGGTCCTCGGCGATCACGATGCGCACGGCAACTCCGCTCCCCGAATGGTCAGGTGCATGGCAGCTCCGCGCACAACGTGGTCGGGCCGCCGGGTGGGCTGGTGACGGTGAGGGTGCCGTCGAGGGCTTCGACGCGGCGGCGGAGGCCGAGCAGGCCGGCGCCGTCCGGGTCGGCGCCGCCGCGGCCGTCGTCGGTGACGGTGATCCGGACCAGGCCGGCGGCGCGGGAGACGGTGATGGTGCCGGTGGTGGCGGCGGCGTGCTTGGCCGCGTTGGTCAGGCCCTCGGCGACCACGAAGTAGGCGGCCGACTCGACCGCGGCCGGATAGCGGGCGTCCGGGTCGCCGTGCAGGCTCACCGGGAACGGGCTGTCCCCGGCCAGCGCGGCCAGCGCGGCGTGCAGCCCACGGTCGGTGAGGATCGGCGGGTGGATGCCGCGCACCAACCGGCGCAACTCGGCGAGCGCGTCGTCGAGCTGCCGCCGCGCCAGCTCCACGTCCGGCCGGGCGTCCACGGTGGCGGTGCGCATCTTCCGGGCGGCCAGGGCCAGGGTCATGCCGGCGGCGACGATCCGGGCCTGGGCGCCGTCGTGCAGGTCACGTTCGATCCGGCGCAGCTCGGCGGCCTGCGCGTCGACCACCCGCCGCCGGGTCTCGGCCAGACGGTCGGCGCGCTCGACCAGGCGGCGGTGTTCGCCGGGGCCGAGCAAGGCCACGGCCAGCCGGGCCAGGGCGGCGGCGATGCTGCGCACCAGCCAGGCCGCGACCGGCAGCAGGGCCAGCCCGGCCGCGGCCAGCACGAAGCGACCCGGGACCGTGGTGAGCAGCGGTTTCATCGGGAACGGCGCGTGCGGGTTGGGCACCGCCCAGGACCAGGCCGGCGCGGCGATCGAGGCCAGGTCGACGACCGCGACGACCAGGCCGGCGACGCCGGTGGCCACCCCGAGCGGCAGCAGGACGATCAGCCAGGCCAGGTCACGCCACGTGGCCGGCTGGCCGGCGACCGCGCCGACCCGGTCCCGCAGCGAGCCGCCCGCCACTGGCAGGTAGGGGGCGGGGATCGGCGCGCCGAGCACCCACCCGGCCCGCCATCGCTCGGCCGCCGCGAGGTGCCGGGTGAGCCAGGCCGCGCTGAGGAACGCCGGGCCGCCGAGCTGGGTGACCGCGAGCAGGGTGACCAGGACGCCGGCGACGACGCTCCACAGGAGACCGGCGATGCCCGCGACCGGCCCGGTCACCAGGTACCCCAGTGCCCGGGCGGTTCGCTTGACCATCGATCGCATCCTAGATGGCCGGTGACCGGCGCCGCAGCACCAGACGGGCGGGAAGTGCCCCGGCGAGCAGGCCCAGCGCGGCCACCCCGCCGGCCATCGCCGCGTAGGTTCCCGGGTCGACGATCACCCGCGGCACCCCGTCCTGGGCGAGGCTGAACGCGCCCACCACGATCCCGCTGACCGCGGCGCCGAGCAGCAGCCCGACCAGCACGGTGAGCAGCGCCTCGGCGCCGGCCAGGCGGTGCACCTGCCCGGCGGTGGCGCCGGCCAGCCGCAGGTCGGCGAACTCCCGGCGCCGCCCGGCGGTGGCGATCGCGAACGTGTTGACCACGGCGATCGCGGTGAAGCCCAGCGAGATCACCACCAGCAGCTCCCAGGCGCCCTGCTGGGTGGCCGCGCCGGAGAGCGTCGCCGGCTGCCCGGCACCGCCGGCGAGCGGCTCGCCGGAGCGCAGGCTGACCGTGCTGACCAGGCCCTTCGGGTCGTGCGCGGCGACCAGGGCGGCCGGCAGGACCAGGTCGCCGAACCCGCGGTCCCGGCTGTAGATCATGGTGAGCGGCAGCGTGGTGCGGTGGCCGTCGGCGAGCCAGAGTTCCACCCGGTCGCCGAGCCGCCAGCCGTACTGACCGGTCAGGTATTCACTCGCGGACAGCCCGTCGGCCGGCGCGCCCGCCGTGACGCCCAGGTCGAGCGGGGCGTCGGCGCCGGTGGTGAACAGGCCCTGCGCCGGGTAGTCCTCCGGCTTGCCGCCCTGCGCGACGATCACCCGGGTGGGCAGCAGCGCCGCCGCGCCGGTCACGCCGGGCTGCCCGGCGATCCGCTCGGCCTCGGCGAGCGGCATCCCGCCCGGGGTGGCCACCCGCGTGGTCGCCGCGGCGAACCGCTCCCGCTGCTGACCGGCCGCGAGTTTCTCCAGCAGGGTGGCGTTGAGCAGCATGGTCGCGTTCAGCGCGAACATCAGCACGAGCGGGACGGCGACCGCGGCGATCCGCCGGTGCTCGGCCCGGCCGATCCGCCCGGCCAGCCCGAACGGGCGGCTGACCAGCGCGGTCAGCGGCCGGACCAGGATCGGGCCGAGGGCCGCGACGGCGCAGAGCAGCAGCGCCGACGACACGAAGCTCATCCCCATCCCGAGCGGGCCGGCCAGCGGCACGAAGATCAGCAGAGCGGCCGCGCCGGCGGCGGCGAGCAGCGCGACGACGATCCGGACCGTCCGGCCGCCGGTGGGCGCGGTCGCGGTCTCGGTGAGCGCCTGGGTCGGCGCGATCCGCACGGCACGCCGCCCGGCGAGCCGCGCCGCGAGGTAGGTGACGATCACGCCGGCGACGATCGCCAGGACCAAGATCACCACATTTCCCCGTACGGCGAACTGCTCCGGAACGGCGCCGAGAGCCTTGAAGCGGGCCGCGACCACGTGGGCGAAGAGCACGCCGAGCGGCGCGGCGGGCAGCCCCGCGAGCACGGCGAGGGCCACCGCCTCGCGGCCCAGCAGCCGGCGCAGCTGACCGGGAGTCGCCCCGGCGGTGCGCAGCAGGGCCAGCTCCCGCAGCCGCTGCCGCACGGACAGGGTGACCGTGCCGGTCAGCACGAAGATCGCGGCGAACGCGGTGATCCCGATGACGAACCCGAAGATCGAGATCGGCCCGATGTAGTCCGGCAACGCCCCGGGAAGATCCGCCCGGACCCGCTCGTCCCCGCTCAGCACCGCGATGCCGTCGGCGCCGCCGGTGGTCCCGGCGGCAGCGGTCCCGGCCCGATCGGCGTCGGCGGTCTCGGTGGACTTGGCGGTCCCGGCCTGCCCGGGCGAGCCCACGCCGATCGCCTCGGTCAGGCGGTCGCGCAGGACGGCCGGCGGCACGCCGGGGGCCGGGCGGACGCCGAGCGCGGCCGGGCCGGACAGGCCGGCGACCGCGGCGACCTCCGTATCGGCCAGGAAGATGGCGCCCTGGGCGGGCAGCGCGTCCCGGCCGGGCGGGGCGGCGATCCCGCTCACCCGGAGGGTGCGCACCCCGGCCCGGGTGGTGACCCGCAACTCGTCGCCCGGCCGGACCCCACCGCGGGCCGCCAGGTCGGCGTCGAGCACCAGCTCACCGGCCGCGGGCGCGGCGCCGGACCGCAGCTCGTAGGGGGTCAGGGCGGCGGACGACCAGCCGTGCCCGATCGGCGCGCCGGGCAGCCGGTCGACCCGGGCCGGGAAGGCGTAGTCGGCGATCACCGCGGCCACCCCGGGCACCGCCCGGACCCGCCCGGCCAGGTCGGCGGGCAGCGGCGGCGCGCCGGTCAGGCGTTCGGTCTTCACCTTGCGCTTGACCTTGGCCTTGCCCTCCTTCTTGGATTTCGTGGTGACCGTCTCCAGGCTGACCTCGCGGGCGCCGGAGACGACCAGCGGGACGGCGGCGAAGCGGTCCGCCGGCGGTTTCGCGGTCAGCACCGAGAAGAGCAGCAACCCGCCCCCGGCCAGCAGGGCGACGGCGAGCAGCGCGGCGAGGAAGGTGCCCAGGTAGGCGCCGCGGTGCCGGCGCAGGGACCGCAGAGCGAGCCGGATCATCGCGCGTCCACCCCCGCGGCGGCCGAGCCGGCGTGGGCGCTGACCGCGGTCATCCGGGCGGCGACCGCCTCGGCGGCCGGCCGGGTCATCTCGGTGACGATCCGGCCGTCGGCGAGGAAGACCACCCGGTCGGCGTGACCGGCCGCGGCCGGGTCGTGGGTGACCATGACGACGGTGGCGCCCAGGTCGTCGACCGCCTCCCGGAGGAGGCCGAGCACCTCCCGGCCGGCGGCCAGGTCCAGGGCCCCGGTCGGCTCGTCCGCGAAGATCACCTCGGGCCGGGCGGCGAGCGCCCGGGCCAGCGCGACCCGCTGCCGCTGCCCGCCGGAGAGCTGGGCCGGGCGGGCGTGCTCCCGGCCGGCCAGGCCGACCCGGGTCAGCACCTCGCGGGCCCAGGCCCGGTCCGGGCGGACCCCGGCGAGGCGCTGCGGGAGCAGCACGT contains:
- a CDS encoding ABC transporter permease → MIRLALRSLRRHRGAYLGTFLAALLAVALLAGGGLLLFSVLTAKPPADRFAAVPLVVSGAREVSLETVTTKSKKEGKAKVKRKVKTERLTGAPPLPADLAGRVRAVPGVAAVIADYAFPARVDRLPGAPIGHGWSSAALTPYELRSGAAPAAGELVLDADLAARGGVRPGDELRVTTRAGVRTLRVSGIAAPPGRDALPAQGAIFLADTEVAAVAGLSGPAALGVRPAPGVPPAVLRDRLTEAIGVGSPGQAGTAKSTETADADRAGTAAAGTTGGADGIAVLSGDERVRADLPGALPDYIGPISIFGFVIGITAFAAIFVLTGTVTLSVRQRLRELALLRTAGATPGQLRRLLGREAVALAVLAGLPAAPLGVLFAHVVAARFKALGAVPEQFAVRGNVVILVLAIVAGVIVTYLAARLAGRRAVRIAPTQALTETATAPTGGRTVRIVVALLAAAGAAALLIFVPLAGPLGMGMSFVSSALLLCAVAALGPILVRPLTALVSRPFGLAGRIGRAEHRRIAAVAVPLVLMFALNATMLLNATLLEKLAAGQQRERFAAATTRVATPGGMPLAEAERIAGQPGVTGAAALLPTRVIVAQGGKPEDYPAQGLFTTGADAPLDLGVTAGAPADGLSASEYLTGQYGWRLGDRVELWLADGHRTTLPLTMIYSRDRGFGDLVLPAALVAAHDPKGLVSTVSLRSGEPLAGGAGQPATLSGAATQQGAWELLVVISLGFTAIAVVNTFAIATAGRRREFADLRLAGATAGQVHRLAGAEALLTVLVGLLLGAAVSGIVVGAFSLAQDGVPRVIVDPGTYAAMAGGVAALGLLAGALPARLVLRRRSPAI
- a CDS encoding ABC transporter ATP-binding protein, with the protein product MPNTPAVELIDVTRSYPGVRALAGVSAVFPAGTFTAVMGPSGSGKSTLLHCAAGLDRPDTGRVLLAGRDIAGLREPKLTEARRRVAGFVFQSYNLLDSLSVWHNVLLPQRLAGVRPDRAWAREVLTRVGLAGREHARPAQLSGGQRQRVALARALAARPEVIFADEPTGALDLAAGREVLGLLREAVDDLGATVVMVTHDPAAAGHADRVVFLADGRIVTEMTRPAAEAVAARMTAVSAHAGSAAAGVDAR
- a CDS encoding sensor histidine kinase codes for the protein MVKRTARALGYLVTGPVAGIAGLLWSVVAGVLVTLLAVTQLGGPAFLSAAWLTRHLAAAERWRAGWVLGAPIPAPYLPVAGGSLRDRVGAVAGQPATWRDLAWLIVLLPLGVATGVAGLVVAVVDLASIAAPAWSWAVPNPHAPFPMKPLLTTVPGRFVLAAAGLALLPVAAWLVRSIAAALARLAVALLGPGEHRRLVERADRLAETRRRVVDAQAAELRRIERDLHDGAQARIVAAGMTLALAARKMRTATVDARPDVELARRQLDDALAELRRLVRGIHPPILTDRGLHAALAALAGDSPFPVSLHGDPDARYPAAVESAAYFVVAEGLTNAAKHAAATTGTITVSRAAGLVRITVTDDGRGGADPDGAGLLGLRRRVEALDGTLTVTSPPGGPTTLCAELPCT
- a CDS encoding response regulator transcription factor encodes the protein MRIVIAEDLLLLREGMVRLLTETGHDVVAAVGTAAELLDAVDEHHPDLSVIDVRLPPGFRDEGLRAALRIRSADPDAKVLIVSQYVERAYAADLLADGRGGVGYLLKDRVTALDDFLDAVDRVAAGGTAMDPEVVRQLFARSRDHGLDGLTAREREVLGLMAQGLSNSAICDALVLAPVSVEKHITNIFAKLDLPPAADAHRRVRAVLTYLNAA